A window of Castanea sativa cultivar Marrone di Chiusa Pesio chromosome 1, ASM4071231v1 contains these coding sequences:
- the LOC142630636 gene encoding glutathione S-transferase U19-like → MSKVEVVLLDCWASPFCMRANIALEEKGVQHERREENLFGGKSELLLKSNPIHQKVPVLLHNGKPISESTTVVGYIDEVWSSSTPLLRTYPYERAQAQFWADFFDKKVFEAGGEIWTSEGEAKEVAKKDFLEILTQLEGALGDKSFYGGDAFGFVDIIAIGLTSWFVAYEKFGGFKVEDHCPKFSAWMKRCMQRETVAKVLPDPEKIYEFVITLRKMHGRGVSVRFRSVFFKLTNRNRYFRFSILSTETDRNS, encoded by the exons ATGTCAAAAGTAGAGGTAGTTCTGTTGGATTGCTGGGCAAGTCCATTTTGCATGAGAGCCAATATTGCACTGGAGGAGAAAGGTGTACAACATGAACGTAGAGAGGAGAATTTATTTGGAGGCAAGAGTGAGTTGTTGCTGAAATCAAACCCAATTCACCAGAAGGTGCCAGTTTTGCTGCACAATGGAAAGCCCATATCTGAGTCCACGACTGTAGTGGGCTACATCGATGAGGTCTGGTCCAGCTCCACACCACTACTCCGAACTTACCCATATGAACGAGCTCAAGCCCAGTTCTGGGCTGACTTTTTCGACAAAAAG GTATTTGAAGCTGGCGGAGAAATATGGACAAGCGAAGGAGAGGCAAAAGAGGTAGCCAAGAAAGATTTCTTAGAGATATTGACCCAGCTAGAGGGAGCCTTAGGAGACAAAAGTTTCTATGGTGGTGATGCCTTTGGCTTCGTTGACATCATAGCAATTGGTCTAACCAGTTGGTTTGTGGCTTACGAAAAATTTGGAGGGTTTAAGGTTGAGGATCACTGTCCCAAATTCTCAGCCTGGATGAAGAGGTGCATGCAAAGAGAGACTGTAGCCAAAGTTCTTCCAGACCCAGAGAAGATCTATGAGTTTGTCATCACACTAAGGAAGATGCATGGTAGGGGTGTTTCGGTtcggtttcggtcggttttTTTTAAACTGACCAACCGAAACCGATATTTTCGGTTTTCAATATTGTCAACCGAAACCGACCGAAATAGCTGA
- the LOC142630645 gene encoding uncharacterized protein LOC142630645 has product MEVEKALKQMHPLTAPGPDVVANRMKVVLQDIIGENQSAFVAEYLITDNVLVAHELMNHISKKRKGKCGEMAVKLDMSKAYDRVEWECLKHIVRKLGFHEKWISIVMRCVTSVKYAIRINGQPCGQIQPT; this is encoded by the exons ATGGAGGTGGAAAAAGCACTAAAACAAATGCACCCTTTAACGGCACCAGGCCCAGATG TGGTGGCAAACAGGATGAAAGTGGTGTTGCAGGATATAATAGGGGAAAACCAAAGTGCTTTTGTGGCGGAATATCTTATCACAGACAATGTACTCGTGGCACACGAGCTGATGAACCATATCAGTAAGAAAAGGAAGGGTAAATGTGGAGAGATGGCTGTGAAGTTGGACATGAGCAAGGCATACGATCGTGTCGAATGGGAATGCTTGAAACATATTGTAAGGAAGCTTGGCTTTCATGAGAAATGGATTAGTATTGTAATGAGGTGCGTGACATCGGTGAAGTATGCAATTCGAATTAATGGCCAACCTTGCGGACAAATCCAGCCAACCTGA
- the LOC142621981 gene encoding protein REVEILLE 1-like — protein sequence MAIQDQSVGSRSHSVVQASNGISLSSGLHSVTGVQLRDQFSCGNDYAPKVRKPYTITKQRERWSEEEHKKFLDALKLYGRAWRRIEEHVGTKNAVQIRSHAQKFFSKIARDSNCSNTTSTEPIEIPPPRPKRKPMHPYPRKLVIPPNKEVSALEQPIRSTSPNSSVWEQEDQSPTSVLSAIGSDTVGFTDSDTPNGSLSPASSTAGVQPEGLVLSEPNQSTEESASPSPALTTVGSVSDEQLPMKFELFPRENNFVKEGASEETSNRSLKLFGRTVLVTDSHRPSSPTIVAGKSMPADILEEKVVQPLPWNFVPLKSTQGNTEYSWSPSTQGGLYFMQCQKENSYMAEANSAAPIPWWTFYGGLRFPVMPFHEVEQSKAHLASDLEEVQGKEVQKEGSWTGSNNGSVNDGNNGDKCSDAETQSCPLFLKEENQEAGLVFQLRPSENSAFSELGRSPGKCLKGFVPYKRCVAKRHTQSSTIRGEEREEKQIRLCL from the exons ATGGCTATTCAG GATCAAAGTGTCGGATCTCGTTCACATTCTGTGGTCCAGGCAAGCAATGGAATATCATTGAGTTCTGGCCTGCATTCTGTAACTGGTGTCCAACTAAGGGATCAGTTTTCTTGTGGCAATGATTATGCTCCCAAG GTTAGGAAACCATACACaatcacaaaacaaagagaaagatggTCGGAGGAAGAGCATAAGAAGTTTCTTGATGCTTTAAAGCTGTATGGTCGAGCGTGGCGACGGATAGAGG AACACGTGGGAACAAAAAATGCAGTTCAGATTAGAAGTCACGCTCAAAAATTCTTCTCCAAG ATTGCTCGCGACTCTAATTGTAGCAACACAACCTCCACAGAGCCAATTGAGATTCCTCCTCCTCGACCAAAACGAAAGCCTATGCATCCTTACCCCAGGAAACTTGTAATTCCACCTAATAAAGAAGTCTCTGCTCTGGAACAGCCAATAAGGTCTACATCTCCAAATTCATCAGTTTGGGAACAAGAAGACCAATCTCCAACCTCAGTATTATCTGCAATTGGTTCAGATACAGTGGGGTTCACTGATTCAGATACACCAAATGGCAGCTTATCCCCTGCTTCATCTACGGCTGGTGTCCAACCTGAGGGCTTAGTACTATCTGAACCCAACCAATCGACCGAGGAAAGTGCATCTCCATCACCAGCTCTAACAACTGTTGGTTCAGTTTCTGACGAGCAACTTCCCATG AAATTCGAGTTGTTTCCCAGAGAAAACAACTTTGTTAAAGAAGGTGCATCAGAGGAAACGTCAAACCGGAGTCTTAAGCTTTTTGGAAGGACTGTGTTAGTAACAGATTCACACAGACCATCTTCTCCCACCATAGTGGCTGGTAAATCAATGCCTGCGGATATCCTCGAGGAAAAAGTTGTGCAACCATTACCATGGAACTTTGTCCCCCTGAAATCTACACAGGGAAATACAGAATATTCTTGGAGTCCTTCAACACAGGGTGGCCTCTATTTCATGCAATGCCAGAAAGAAAACTCATATATGGCAGAAGCTAATTCTGCTGCTCCTATACCATGGTGGACCTTTTATGGGGGTTTACGTTTTCCTGTCATGCCATTCCATGAGGTCGAGCAATCAAAAGCACATTTGGCCTCTGATCTAGAAGAAGTCCAAGGTAAAGAAGTTCAGAAGGAAGGGTCTTGGACTGGTTCAAACAATGGATCAGTAAATGATGGGAACAATGGTGATAAATGTTCAGATGCTGAGACCCAGAGTTGTCCACTTTTCCTTAAAGAGGAGAATCAAGAGGCAGGCCTAGTTTTCCAATTAAGACCAAGTGAAAATTCAGCCTTCTCTGAACTAGGAAGGAGCCCTGGAAAGTGTTTGAAAGGGTTTGTCCCATATAAAAGATGTGTGGCAAAGAGACACACACAGTCGTCAACAATAAGAGGggaagagagggaagagaaACAAATCCGGCTTTGCTTATAG
- the LOC142618792 gene encoding expansin-A13 produces MPLPLMLKLIHILTLLFTLLSSLPRRATSHYSYSSSPPNYSPAPQQEWRSARATYYAAADPRDSVGGACGYGDLVKGGYGMATVGLSEVLFERGQICGACFELRCVDDLRWCIPATSIILTATNFCAPNYGFPADGGGHCNPPNKHFVLPIEAFEKIAIWKAANMPVHYRRIKCRKEGGIRFTIDGSSIFISVLITNVAGAGDIIAVKIKGSITGWLPMGRNWGQNWHLNADLKNQPLSFEVTGSDGVTVTSYNVAPKNWNFGQTFEGKQFV; encoded by the exons atgccgCTACCTCTGATGCTGAAGCTGATCCATATTCTCACTCTCCTGTTCACACTACTGTCATCACTACCGAGAAGAGCCACCTCCCACTACTCTTACTCCTCGTCGCCACCCAACTACTCCCCCGCCCCGCAGCAGGAGTGGCGATCCGCACGCGCCACCTACTACGCGGCCGCGGACCCGCGCGACTCGGTGGGAGGAGCGTGCGGGTACGGTGACCTGGTGAAAGGTGGGTACGGAATGGCGACTGTGGGGCTGAGCGAGGTGCTGTTCGAGCGCGGGCAGATCTGCGGCGCGTGCTTCGAGCTGCGGTGCGTGGATGACCTGCGGTGGTGCATTCCGGCGACCTCGATCATACTCACGGCTACTAACTTCTGTGCGCCCAATTACGGCTTCCCGGCCGACGGCGGCGGCCACTGCAACCCTCCTAATAAGCACTTTGTTCTCCCCATTGAGGCCTTCGAGAAGATCGCCATCTGGAAGGCGGCCAACATGCCCGTCCATTATCGCAG GATAAAGTGCAGAAAGGAAGGAGGAATTCGATTTACAATCGATGGTTCAAGTATCTTCATTTCAGTTCTGATCACCAATGTTGCTGGTGCTGGAGATATAATTGCGGTGAAGATCAAGGGTTCTATAACTGGTTGGCTTCCAATGGGTCGGAATTGGGGCCAAAACTGGCATTTAAATGCCGATTTAAAGAATCAACCTCTCTCATTTGAGGTCACCGGCAGTGATGGCGTGACTGTCACATCTTATAATGTTGCTCCCAAGAATTGGAATTTTGGGCAAACATTTGAAGGTAAGCAATTTGTGTAG
- the LOC142641732 gene encoding protein ALTERED XYLOGLUCAN 9, translating to MITLGAIQLGVMAACVVLLVPMGMAGWHLSRNKMLFFSGALFITLAVGVHLTPYFPSISDFASSFVVFDFHRHSCLSLLHEVVWEDPPPPDPINSSSSDGPWRWSSSRNVVSCDFRRLSPPDTSDLLNGSWVVVAGDSQARFIALALLQLVLGQDSDRIPSVKSDLFKRHSDYQIVLDPIGFKLDFIWAPYVSNLTHLLHGFQRNRTYPDVLVMGSGLWHMLHFTNASDYTLHLHSLRNSVVSLLPISPELGNEGPVTGSVSVRSPHLFWIGMPTLINSMLNTEEKREKMTDTMRVAYDEALRRSKVLRQSGGPLLLLDMESLTWNCGVKCTEDGMHYDVAVYEAAVHIMLNALLIESDQTL from the coding sequence atgatAACGCTAGGAGCGATCCAATTGGGAGTGATGGCGGCGTGCGTGGTGTTGTTGGTGCCCATGGGAATGGCGGGGTGGCATCTCAGCCGCAACAAGATGCTTTTTTTCAGTGGGGCCCTCTTCATCACCCTCGCCGTTGGGGTCCACCTCACCCCTTACTTCCCTTCCATCTCCGACTTCGCCTCTTCCTTCGTCGTCTTCGACTTCCACCGCCACTCCTGCCTCTCTCTCCTCCACGAAGTCGTCTGGGAGGACCCGCCACCTCCCGACCCCatcaactcttcttcttcagatGGGCCTTGGCGGTGGTCCTCGTCGAGAAATGTTGTGTCTTGCGACTTCCGGCGACTCTCTCCGCCGGACACCTCCGATTTGCTCAACGGCTCGTGGGTCGTCGTCGCCGGCGACTCCCAAGCTCGATTCATCGCTCTTGCTTTGCTTCAGTTGGTCTTGGGCCAAGATTCTGACCGCATCCCGTCTGTCAAATCCGATTTGTTCAAACGCCACTCCGATTATCAAATCGTTCTTGACCCGATTGGGTTCAAATTGGATTTCATTTGGGCTCCTTACGTTTCCAATTTGACCCATTTGCTTCACGGTTTCCAGCGTAATCGGACTTACCCTGATGTTTTGGTCATGGGTTCTGGCCTGTGGCACATGCTTCACTTCACCAATGCGTCGGATTACACTCTTCATTTACACTCGTTGAGGAATTCTGTGGTTTCCTTGTTGCCCATTTCGCCTGAGTTAGGCAATGAAGGACCGGTAACTGGGTCGGTGTCGGTTAGATCGCCCCATTTGTTCTGGATTGGGATGCCCACATTGATAAACTCGATGCTGAACACGGAGGAGAAGAGGGAGAAGATGACGGATACAATGCGGGTTGCTTACGACGAAGCTTTGCGTAGAAGCAAGGTGTTGAGGCAATCCGGTGGCCCGCTCTTGTTGCTGGATATGGAGTCTTTGACATGGAATTGTGGGGTCAAATGTACAGAGGATGGGATGCATTATGATGTGGCTGTTTATGAAGCTGCAGTTCATATCATGCTTAATGCATTGCTCATTGAATCTGATCAGACGCTTTGA